The following are encoded together in the Citrus sinensis cultivar Valencia sweet orange chromosome 1, DVS_A1.0, whole genome shotgun sequence genome:
- the LOC102617236 gene encoding squamosa promoter-binding-like protein 1 isoform X1, with protein MEAKFGGKVQNFYGPVVSDLKAVGKKTLEWDLNDWKWDGDLFTASPLNSAPSDCRNRQLFPVGPEIPANGAQSNCSSSSSEDNNVGNEKGKREMEKRRRVVVVEDDELINDQGGLLNLKLGGRVYPVTDGDAKSGKKTKIVGTTANRAVCQVEDCRADLSNAKDYHRRHKVCDMHSKATKALVGNVMQRFCQQCSRFHVLQEFDEGKRSCRRRLAGHNKRRRKTHPDNVVNGGSLNDERSSSYLLISLLRILSNMHSNNSDQTKDQDLLSHLFRNLAGVVGTSNVRNLSGLLQGSQGLLNAGPSNGNVEKVPDLVSTGPEPSRPSTSACMTDNRIGFSEPMRSVGQCGTVPASDLLQKKISTNDAHSGRVQALSASQSIEMFPSRSSFSAKANEPEATFGRSKMSNIDLNNVYDDSQERVENLELSHAPVNPGPVSLYSPLWLHPGSNKSSPPQASANSDSTSSQSQSSSSGEAQSRTDRIVFKLFGKDPNDFPLLLRRQILDWLSHSPTDIESYIRPGCIVLTIYLRLGKPTWEELCCDLGSSLRRLLEGSDDSFWRTGWLYARVQHSVAFIYNGQVVLDTPLLLKSHKSCRISSIKPIAVPVSERVKFVVKGFNLSRSTTRLLCAIEGSYLVQETCYDLMGGADTVNENDELQCLSFPCSIPNVFGRGFIEVEDHGLSSSFVPFIVAEQEVCSEICMLESAIEAAEISDDFQKIAEKTEVKNQALDFLHEMGWLLHRSHMKFRLGHLHPNFYFFPFKRFKWLLEFSMEHDWCAVVKKLLGILFDGTVDTGDHTSSELAILEMGLLHKAVRRNCRPMVELLLNYAPDNVLDKPGSRQKQLVDRAHSGFIFKPNVIGPAGLTPLHVAACRDDAENVLDALTDDPGSVGIEAWKSAQDSTGLTPNDYASLRAHHSYIHLVQRKINKKSSESGRVILDIPGSIVDWDSKQKPSNGNKSSRVLSLQTEKIMTKVTQQQCRFCEQKVAYRNMRSSLVYRPAMLSMVAIAAVCVCVALLFKSSPEVLYIFRPFRWELLKYGSS; from the exons ATGGAGGCTAAATTTGGGGGCAaggttcaaaatttttatgggcCGGTGGTGTCGGATTTAAAAGCAGTTGGTAAAAAGACCTTGGAATGGGATTTGAATGATTGGAAATGGGATGGTGATCTTTTTACTGCTAGCCCTTTGAATTCTGCACCATCAGATTGTAGAAATCGGCAGTTATTTCCCGTTGGGCCTGAAATACCGGCAAATGGGGCTCAGTCGAATTGTTCATCCTCTAGTTCGGAGGATAATAATGTTGGGAATGAGAAAGGGAAGAGGGAAATGGAGAAGAGGAGGAGGGTTGTGGTTGTTGAAGATGACGAATTAATTAATGACCAAGGTGGGTTGCTTAATTTAAAGCTTGGTGGGCGGGTTTACCCTGTAACAGATGGGGATGCAAAGAGTGGGAAGAAGACTAAGATTGTTGGGACTACTGCAAATCGTGCGGTTTGTCAGGTGGAGGATTGTAGGGCTGATCTAAGCAATGCCAAGGATTACCACCGGCGACATAAGGTTTGTGATATGCATTCAAAGGCAACTAAAGCACTTGTGGGAAACGTTATGCAGCGATTCTGCCAGCAGTGTAGCAG GTTTCATGTTCTTCAAGAGTTTGATGAAGGGAAGAGAAGTTGCCGGAGGCGGTTGGCTGGCCATAATAAACGAAGAAGGAAAACACATCCTGATAATGTTGTCAATGGGGGCTCCCTGAATGATGAAAGGAGCAGTAGCTATTTATTGATTAGTCTGCTGAGGATACTTTCAAACATGCACT CAAATAATTCTGATCAAACAAAGGATCAGGATCTCCTTTCTCATCTGTTCAGGAACCTAGCTGGTGTAGTTGGTACCAGCAATGTAAGAAACTTATCTGGGTTGTTGCAAGGATCCCAAGGCTTGCTGAATGCTGGACCGTCTAATGGGAATGTTGAAAAGGTACCGGATCTGGTTTCAACTGGTCCTGAACCTTCTAGGCCCTCTACTTCAGCCTGTATGACGGATAATCGCATTGGATTCTCAGAACCAATGAGATCTGTGGGCCAATGTGGGACTGTACCTGCTTCTGATTTATTGCAGAAAAAAATATCTACCAATGATGCTCATAGTGGAAGAGTACAAGCTCTATCAGCTAGCCAGTCCATAGAGATGTTTCCGTCAAGAAGCAGCTTTTCAGCCAAAGCAAATGAACCAGAAGCTACGTTTGGGAGGAGCAAGATGAGTAATATTGATTTGAATAATGTCTATGATGATTCACAAGAACGTGTTGAGAATCTAGAGTTATCTCATGCCCCTGTAAACCCAGGCCCTGTATCTCTTTATTCCCCTTTATGGTTACATCCGGGCTCTAACAAGTCAAGTCCCCCCCAGGCTAGTGCTAACTCAGATTCAACTTCTAGCCAGTCACAATCTAGTTCCAGTGGAGAGGCTCAG aGTCGTACAGACCGGATTGTCTTCAAGCTCTTTGGGAAAGACCCAAATGATTTCCCTCTTCTATTACGAAGACAG ATCCTTGATTGGTTATCCCACAGTCCTACAGACATTGAGAGCTATATAAGGCCTGGCTGTATTGTACTAACAATATATCTTCGCCTGGGTAAACCCACTTGGGAGGAG CTTTGTTGTGATTTGGGCTCCAGTTTGAGGAGGCTTCTTGAAGGTTCTGATGACTCTTTTTGGAGAACAGGATGGTTATATGCTAGGGTGCAGCATTCTGTggcatttatatataatg GTCAGGTTGTTTTAGACACACCTTTACTTCTTAAAAGCCATAAAAGTTGCAGGATCTCAAGCATCAAGCCAATTGCTGTACCTGTGTCAGAGAGAGTTAAATTTGTAGTTAAAGGCTTCAATCTTTCTCGGTCTACCACGAG GTTACTCTGTGCCATAGAAGGAAGTTATCTGGTCCAGGAAACATGTTATGACTTGATGGGTGGTGCTGATACTGTTAATGAGAATGATGAGCTCCAGTGCCTCAGCTTCCCTTGCTCTATACCAAATGTCTTTGGAAGAGGATTCATTGAG GTTGAAGATCATGGTCTCAGCAGCAGCTTTGTTCCATTTATAGTTGCAGAGCAAGAAGTGTGTTCTGAGATTTGCATGCTTGAGAGTGCAATTGAGGCTGCTGAGATTTCTGACGACTTCCAGAAGATTGCTGAGAAGACAGAAGTAAAGAATCAAGCGCTGGACTTTTTACATGAAATGGGTTGGCTTCTTCACAGAAGCCACATGAAGTTTAGGCTGGGTCACTTGCATCCCAACTTCTACTTCTTCCCTTTCAAACGGTTCAAGTGGCTGTTGGAATTCTCAATGGAACATGATTGGTGCGCCGTAGTGAAGAAACTCCTAGGCATTCTGTTTGACGGAACAGTTGATACAGGAGACCATACTTCCTCTGAGCTTGCAATATTAGAGATGGGTCTCCTTCACAAAGCAGTCCGGAGAAATTGCAGGCCTATGGTGGAACTATTGTTAAATTATGCCCCCGATAATGTATTGGATAAACCAGGATCTCGGCAGAAGCAACTGGTGGACAGGGCTCACAGCGGCTTTATTTTTAAACCCAATGTTATTGGGCCGGCTGGATTGACTCCACTTCATGTTGCAGCATGTAGGGATGATGCAGAGAATGTGTTGGATGCCTTAACTGATGATCCTGGATCG GTGGGGATAGAAGCTTGGAAGAGTGCCCAAGACAGCACAGGTTTGACCCCAAATGATTATGCGAGTCTGCGAGCCCACCACTCATATATCCATCTAGTGCAAAGGAAAATCAACAAGAAATCATCAGAAAGTGGGCGTGTGATCCTAGATATACCTGGTAGCATTGTTGACTGGGATTCCAAGCAGAAACCGTCGAACGGGAATAAATCATCTCGAGTTCTCAGCTTGCAGACTGAAAAGATCATGACCAAAGTGACGCAGCAGCAATGCAGGTTTTGTGAACAGAAGGTGGCTTATAGAAACATGAGATCATCACTGGTATACAGGCCTGCAATGCTCTCAATGGTGGCCATTGCAGCTGTCTGTGTTTGCGTGGCACTGCTCTTCAAAAGCTCACCCGAAGTTCTTTATATTTTCCGGCCATTCAGGTGGGAATTGCTCAAGTATGGGTCTAGTTAA
- the LOC102616434 gene encoding probable receptor-like protein kinase At5g18500 has product MASDLNKSLSKTYIGMQLWVLIVICLAVVFVVILGVSLWLTFRKKKSRRANDMLPVSRFPVVSEEIKEIRVDQVSSSNGGFSVHNEKFNDRESEKELIPQENGDDSVQSGSFNNLEKDVVGSQLGEEGGNGKVSTFRPSSHPLTAPSPLSGLPEFSHLGWGHWFTLRDLQSATNRFSKDNIIGDGGYGVVYRGQLMNGTAVAVKKLLNNPGQADKDFRVEVEAIGHVRHKNLVRLLGYCIEGTQRILVYEYVNNGNLEQWLRGDMCDRGYLTWEARMKILLGTAKALAYLHEAIEPKVVHRDIKSSNILIDENFDAKISDFGLAKLLGAGKSHITTRVMGTFGYVAPEYANSGLLNEKSDVYSFGVVLLEAITGRYPVDYGRPQSEVNLVEWLKMMVQLRRSEDVVDPNIETRPSTSALKRALLTALRCVDPDSDKRPKMSQVVRMLESEEYPIPREDRRRRRNQAGASEAESQRESSDTDKNENPESRLKTRRNQQS; this is encoded by the exons ATGGCTTCTGATCTTAACAAGAGTCTATCAAAGACTTATATTGGTATGCAGTTGTGGGTGCTAATTGTGATCTGTTTGGCTGTGGTTTTTGTGGTTATTCTTGGTGTATCGTTATGGCTAACATTTCGAAAGAAGAAATCGAGAAGAGCTAATGACATGCTCCCAGTGAGCCGTTTCCCTGTTGTTTCAGAGGAAATTAAAGAGATAAGAGTTGATCAAGTTTCATCCAGCAATGGTGGTTTCTCTGTGCATAATGAAAAGTTCAATGATAGGGAATCAGAGAAGGAACTGATTCCCCAGGAGAATGGTGATGACAGTGTGCAATCAGGGTCTTTCAATAATTTAGAGAAAGATGTTGTAGGGTCTCAGTTGGGTGAAGAAGGGGGTAACGGAAAGGTGTCTACCTTTAGACCATCATCACATCCTTTGACTGCACCTTCACCTCTGTCCGGCCTGCCTGAATTTTCACACCTGGGCTGGGGTCATTGGTTCACCTTGAGAGACCTACAATCTGCAACCAACCGGTTTTCAAAGGATAATATTATTGGTGATGGGGGATATGGAGTTGTTTATCGTGGTCAACTGATGAATGGGACTGCTGTTGCAGTTAAGAAGCTTCTTAATAATCC AGGACAAGCTGATAAAGATTTTAGAGTTGAAGTTGAGGCAATTGGGCATGTGAGGCATAAAAACTTAGTTCGACTTCTGGGATACTGCATTGAAGGAACCCAGAG GATATTGGTATATGAGTATGTCAATAATGGCAATCTAGAGCAATGGCTACGTGGAGATATGTGTGATCGTGGATATCTTACTTGGGAGGCTCGCATGAAAATTCTCCTTGGTACTGCTAAGGC GCTGGCTTATCTCCATGAGGCCATTGAACCGAAGGTAGTGCATAGAGACATAAAGTCAAGCAACATACTGATTGACGAGAACTTTGATGCTAAGATATCTGATTTTGGTCTAGCCAAACTACTGGGTGCGGGAAAAAGTCATATTACGACTAGAGTTATGGGAACCTTTGG TTACGTTGCTCCGGAATATGCCAATTCTGGTCTTTTGAACGAGAAGAGTGATGTTTATAGCTTTGGTGTTGTGCTCTTAGAAGCAATTACCGGAAGGTATCCGGTTGATTATGGTCGCCCTCAGTCTGAG GTTAATCTGGTTGAGTGGCTCAAGATGATGGTTCAACTCAGGCGCTCAGAAGATGTTGTAGACCCAAACATTGAGACTAGACCATCAACAAGTGCCCTTAAACGAGCGCTTTTAACTGCTTTAAGATGTGTTGATCCAGATTCTGACAAAAGACCAAAGATGAGTCAAGTGGTTCGCATGCTTGAATCAGAGGAATATCCTATTCCACGAGAG GATCGAAGACGCCGAAGGAATCAAGCAGGGGCCTCAGAGGCTGAGTCTCAGCGGGAGAGTTCTGACACAGACAAGAATGAAAATCCTGAGTCAAGATTGAAAACTAGAAGAAACCAGCAGTCGTAG
- the LOC102618086 gene encoding pentatricopeptide repeat-containing protein At3g06430, chloroplastic, which produces MGMASASASLSFSSSLLPSPLPHPHDTKTKKHRAQVPNFNLIHCSVTSTNKHTSFSSESAVAAKKRLWKKGEYPGVSETSIPGYRSKRTPIKNLKKKLERKAKAKAWVNTVAETFSDHVLKKQWFQALQVFEMLKEQPFYQPKEGTYMKLLVLLGKSGQPELALKVFNEMVEEGIEPTPELYTALLAAYCRNSLIDEAFATLNQMKTLPNCQPDVYTYSTLIKACVDAMRFELIETLYQDMDERLVTPNTVTQNIVLGGYGKAGMFDQMERVLSGMLESATCKPDVWTMNTILSVFANKGQVDMMERWYEKFRNFGIDPETRTFNILIGAYGKKRMYDKMSSVMEYMRKLQFPWTSSTYNNVIEAFSDMGDAKHMEYTFEQMHAEGMKADTKTFCCLINGYANAGLFHKVISSVRLASKLQIAENVSFYNAVISACIKADDLMEMERVYKRMKEKHCRPDSETFSIMMEAYAKEGMNDKVYALEQEKMQMLSEASGHRQQNI; this is translated from the exons ATGGGCATGGCATCAGCATCAGCGTCTCTCTCGTTCTCCTCTTCACTCCTTCCCTCTCCTCTCCCTCACCCTCACGACACGAAGACCAAAAAACACAGAGCCCAAGTTCCAAACTTTAACCTCATTCATTGCTCGGTAACTAGtacaaacaaacacacttcattttcttcagaATCAGCGGTGGCTGCCAAAAAGAGACTCTGGAAAAAAGGAGAGTACCCTGGAGTATCAGAGACATCGATACCTGGGTACCGTTCGAAGAGAACTCCCATTAAGAATCTCAAGAAGAAACTGGAGCGCAAAGCCAAAGCCAAGGCTTGGGTCAACACCGTTGCTGAAACCTTTTCTGATCATGTTCTCAAGAAACAGTGGTTTCAAGCCCTCCAG GTGTTTGAGATGCTAAAGGAGCAACCTTTTTATCAACCAAAAGAGGGCACTTATATGAAGCTCCTTGTTCTGCTTGGAAAATCTGGGCAACCGGAGCTTGCCCTTAAGGTCTTTAATGAAATGGTCGAAGAAGGAATAGAGCCCACCCCTGAACTTTACACGGCACTGCTTGCTGCTTATTGTCGGAACAGCCTTATTGATGAGGCTTTTGCTACTCTTAATCAAATGAAAACTCTACCTAATTGTCAGCCGGATGTTTATACCTATAGTACTTTGATTAAGGCTTGTGTTGATGCTATGCGTTTTGAGTTGATTGAGACATTGTATCAAGATATGGATGAAAGATTGGTAACTCCAAATACAGTGACACAGAACATTGTGTTAGGTGGGTATGGAAAGGCAGGAATGTTTGATCAAATGGAAAGAGTGCTCTCAGGGATGTTGGAGAGTGCAACTTGCAAACCTGATGTTTGGACGATGAATACTATCCTTAGTGTGTTTGCTAACAAGGGTCAGGTTGATATGATGGAGCGTTGGTATGAAAAGTTTCGTAACTTTGGTATTGACCCTGAAACGAGGAcatttaatatattgattGGTGCTTATGGGAAGAAAAGGATGTATGATAAGATGTCATCTGTGATGGAATACATGCGTAAGCTTCAATTTCCATGGACGTCTTCAACTTATAACAATGTGATTGAGGCTTTTTCAGACATGGGAGATGCAAAACACATGGAGTACACATTTGAACAGATGCATGCTGAGGGCATGAAAGCAGACACCAAGACTTTTTGTTGTCTAATTAATGGATATGCTAATGCAGGGCTCTTCCATAAAGTTATTAGCAGTGTTAGGTTAGCTTCAAAGCTTCAGATAGCAGAGAACGTTTCCTTTTACAATGCGGTTATATCAGCATGCATAAAGGCAGATGATTTAATGGAGATGGAGAGGGTTTATAAAAGAATGAAAGAGAAGCATTGTCGACCAGACTCTGAAACTTTCTCTATCATGATGGAGGCATATGCAAAGGAAGGTATGAATGACAAGGTCTATGCTTTGGAACAAGAAAAAATGCAGATGCTTTCGGAGGCATCGGGCCACCGgcaacaaaatatttga
- the LOC102617236 gene encoding squamosa promoter-binding-like protein 1 isoform X2: MPRITTGDIRFVICIQRQLKHLWETLCSDSASSVAEFDEGKRSCRRRLAGHNKRRRKTHPDNVVNGGSLNDERSSSYLLISLLRILSNMHSNNSDQTKDQDLLSHLFRNLAGVVGTSNVRNLSGLLQGSQGLLNAGPSNGNVEKVPDLVSTGPEPSRPSTSACMTDNRIGFSEPMRSVGQCGTVPASDLLQKKISTNDAHSGRVQALSASQSIEMFPSRSSFSAKANEPEATFGRSKMSNIDLNNVYDDSQERVENLELSHAPVNPGPVSLYSPLWLHPGSNKSSPPQASANSDSTSSQSQSSSSGEAQSRTDRIVFKLFGKDPNDFPLLLRRQILDWLSHSPTDIESYIRPGCIVLTIYLRLGKPTWEELCCDLGSSLRRLLEGSDDSFWRTGWLYARVQHSVAFIYNGQVVLDTPLLLKSHKSCRISSIKPIAVPVSERVKFVVKGFNLSRSTTRLLCAIEGSYLVQETCYDLMGGADTVNENDELQCLSFPCSIPNVFGRGFIEVEDHGLSSSFVPFIVAEQEVCSEICMLESAIEAAEISDDFQKIAEKTEVKNQALDFLHEMGWLLHRSHMKFRLGHLHPNFYFFPFKRFKWLLEFSMEHDWCAVVKKLLGILFDGTVDTGDHTSSELAILEMGLLHKAVRRNCRPMVELLLNYAPDNVLDKPGSRQKQLVDRAHSGFIFKPNVIGPAGLTPLHVAACRDDAENVLDALTDDPGSVGIEAWKSAQDSTGLTPNDYASLRAHHSYIHLVQRKINKKSSESGRVILDIPGSIVDWDSKQKPSNGNKSSRVLSLQTEKIMTKVTQQQCRFCEQKVAYRNMRSSLVYRPAMLSMVAIAAVCVCVALLFKSSPEVLYIFRPFRWELLKYGSS; the protein is encoded by the exons ATGCCAAGGATTACCACCGGCGACATAAGGTTTGTGATATGCATTCAAAGGCAACTAAAGCACTTGTGGGAAACGTTATGCAGCGATTCTGCCAGCAGTGTAGCAG AGTTTGATGAAGGGAAGAGAAGTTGCCGGAGGCGGTTGGCTGGCCATAATAAACGAAGAAGGAAAACACATCCTGATAATGTTGTCAATGGGGGCTCCCTGAATGATGAAAGGAGCAGTAGCTATTTATTGATTAGTCTGCTGAGGATACTTTCAAACATGCACT CAAATAATTCTGATCAAACAAAGGATCAGGATCTCCTTTCTCATCTGTTCAGGAACCTAGCTGGTGTAGTTGGTACCAGCAATGTAAGAAACTTATCTGGGTTGTTGCAAGGATCCCAAGGCTTGCTGAATGCTGGACCGTCTAATGGGAATGTTGAAAAGGTACCGGATCTGGTTTCAACTGGTCCTGAACCTTCTAGGCCCTCTACTTCAGCCTGTATGACGGATAATCGCATTGGATTCTCAGAACCAATGAGATCTGTGGGCCAATGTGGGACTGTACCTGCTTCTGATTTATTGCAGAAAAAAATATCTACCAATGATGCTCATAGTGGAAGAGTACAAGCTCTATCAGCTAGCCAGTCCATAGAGATGTTTCCGTCAAGAAGCAGCTTTTCAGCCAAAGCAAATGAACCAGAAGCTACGTTTGGGAGGAGCAAGATGAGTAATATTGATTTGAATAATGTCTATGATGATTCACAAGAACGTGTTGAGAATCTAGAGTTATCTCATGCCCCTGTAAACCCAGGCCCTGTATCTCTTTATTCCCCTTTATGGTTACATCCGGGCTCTAACAAGTCAAGTCCCCCCCAGGCTAGTGCTAACTCAGATTCAACTTCTAGCCAGTCACAATCTAGTTCCAGTGGAGAGGCTCAG aGTCGTACAGACCGGATTGTCTTCAAGCTCTTTGGGAAAGACCCAAATGATTTCCCTCTTCTATTACGAAGACAG ATCCTTGATTGGTTATCCCACAGTCCTACAGACATTGAGAGCTATATAAGGCCTGGCTGTATTGTACTAACAATATATCTTCGCCTGGGTAAACCCACTTGGGAGGAG CTTTGTTGTGATTTGGGCTCCAGTTTGAGGAGGCTTCTTGAAGGTTCTGATGACTCTTTTTGGAGAACAGGATGGTTATATGCTAGGGTGCAGCATTCTGTggcatttatatataatg GTCAGGTTGTTTTAGACACACCTTTACTTCTTAAAAGCCATAAAAGTTGCAGGATCTCAAGCATCAAGCCAATTGCTGTACCTGTGTCAGAGAGAGTTAAATTTGTAGTTAAAGGCTTCAATCTTTCTCGGTCTACCACGAG GTTACTCTGTGCCATAGAAGGAAGTTATCTGGTCCAGGAAACATGTTATGACTTGATGGGTGGTGCTGATACTGTTAATGAGAATGATGAGCTCCAGTGCCTCAGCTTCCCTTGCTCTATACCAAATGTCTTTGGAAGAGGATTCATTGAG GTTGAAGATCATGGTCTCAGCAGCAGCTTTGTTCCATTTATAGTTGCAGAGCAAGAAGTGTGTTCTGAGATTTGCATGCTTGAGAGTGCAATTGAGGCTGCTGAGATTTCTGACGACTTCCAGAAGATTGCTGAGAAGACAGAAGTAAAGAATCAAGCGCTGGACTTTTTACATGAAATGGGTTGGCTTCTTCACAGAAGCCACATGAAGTTTAGGCTGGGTCACTTGCATCCCAACTTCTACTTCTTCCCTTTCAAACGGTTCAAGTGGCTGTTGGAATTCTCAATGGAACATGATTGGTGCGCCGTAGTGAAGAAACTCCTAGGCATTCTGTTTGACGGAACAGTTGATACAGGAGACCATACTTCCTCTGAGCTTGCAATATTAGAGATGGGTCTCCTTCACAAAGCAGTCCGGAGAAATTGCAGGCCTATGGTGGAACTATTGTTAAATTATGCCCCCGATAATGTATTGGATAAACCAGGATCTCGGCAGAAGCAACTGGTGGACAGGGCTCACAGCGGCTTTATTTTTAAACCCAATGTTATTGGGCCGGCTGGATTGACTCCACTTCATGTTGCAGCATGTAGGGATGATGCAGAGAATGTGTTGGATGCCTTAACTGATGATCCTGGATCG GTGGGGATAGAAGCTTGGAAGAGTGCCCAAGACAGCACAGGTTTGACCCCAAATGATTATGCGAGTCTGCGAGCCCACCACTCATATATCCATCTAGTGCAAAGGAAAATCAACAAGAAATCATCAGAAAGTGGGCGTGTGATCCTAGATATACCTGGTAGCATTGTTGACTGGGATTCCAAGCAGAAACCGTCGAACGGGAATAAATCATCTCGAGTTCTCAGCTTGCAGACTGAAAAGATCATGACCAAAGTGACGCAGCAGCAATGCAGGTTTTGTGAACAGAAGGTGGCTTATAGAAACATGAGATCATCACTGGTATACAGGCCTGCAATGCTCTCAATGGTGGCCATTGCAGCTGTCTGTGTTTGCGTGGCACTGCTCTTCAAAAGCTCACCCGAAGTTCTTTATATTTTCCGGCCATTCAGGTGGGAATTGCTCAAGTATGGGTCTAGTTAA
- the LOC107178379 gene encoding ABC transporter G family member 41-like → MEVRYKSLGVESECEVVHGKPLPSLWSTTKSMLSVSGEASYSGYRLDEFVPQKTSTINLLFKLEEIVMEVIKREKLVGISPDPDADAYMKSIPGVLKIKANYNPTTWMLEVSSKAIETQLGVDFAQIYRDSTWENKQLLKQLSSPSVQRISIFLPVCIKMVGSSSTHASGNGTDEKNQQDRFNIVGALFISALLFGVNNYS, encoded by the exons ATGGAAGTGAGATATAAGAGTCTTGGCGTTGAATCAGAATGTGAAGTAGTTCATGGGAAGCCTCTCCCGAGTCTTTGGAGCACGACCAAGAGCATGCTTTct GTGTCAGGGGAAGCGTCTTACAGCGGATACAGACTGGATGAATTTGTCCCTCAGAAAACATCAACTAT TAATTTGTTGTTTAAACTTGAAGAGATCGTGATGGAGGTCATTAAACGAGAGAAGCTGGTAGGGATTTCCCCAGATCCTGATGCGGATGCTTACATGAAG AGTATCCCTGGGGTATTGAAGATTAAGGCCAATTATAATCCAACAACATGGATGCTGGAGGTTTCTTCTAAGGCTATAGAGACTCAACTTGGTGTTGATTTTGCACAAATCTATAGGGACTCAACCTG GGAGAATAAGCAACTGTTAAAGCAATTGAGTTCACCATCTGTTCAAAGGATTTCCATTTTCCTACCCGTTTGCATCAAAATGGTTGGCAGCAGTTCAACACATGCCTCTGGAAACGGAACTGATG aaaaaaacCAGCAAGACCGGTTCAATATAGTTGGTGCACTGTTCATATCAGCACTCCTTTTTGGTGTAAACAACTACTCATGA
- the LOC102616730 gene encoding pto-interacting protein 1, protein MSCFGCCEEDDIRKASKNGPFVPNNPAGNPGGFYVKEAPAKEMKTVTVQPIAVPVISVDELKEKTDNFGTNSLIGEGSYGRVYFGVLRSGRAAAIKKLDSSKQPDQEFLAQVSMVSRLKNENVVELVGYYVDGPLRVLAYEHASKGSLHDILHGKKGVKGAKPGPVLSWAQRVKIAVGAARGLEYLHEKAEPRIIHRNIKSSNVLLFDDDIAKISDFDLSNQAPDAAARLHSTRVLGTFGYHAPEYAMTGQMSSKSDVYSFGVVLLELLTGRKPVDHTLPRGQQSLVTWATPKLSEDKVKQCVDTKLGGEYPPKAIAKMAAVAALCVQYEADFRPNMGIVLKALQPLLNTRSGPSK, encoded by the exons ATGAGCTGCTTTGGTTGCTGTGAAGAAGATGATATCCGTAAAGCTTCTAAAAACGGACCATTTGTGCCAAATAACCCAGCCGGTAACCCTGGAGGTTTTTACGTGAAAGAAGCTCCagcaaaagaaatgaaaactgTAACTGTTCAACCTATAGCTGTCCCTGTCATTTCAGTGGACGAGCTGAAGGAGAAAACGGATAATTTTGGTACAAATTCTTTGATTGGTGAGGGTTCATATGGAAGAGTGTATTTTGGTGTTCTAAGAAGTGGGCGTGCTGCAGCCATCAAGAAGCTCGATTCCAGTAAGCAACCGGACCAAGAATTTCTAGCACAG GTCTCCATGGTATCAAGacttaagaatgaaaatgttgTCGAGCTTGTTGGTTATTATGTTGATGGACCTCTTCGTGTGCTTGCCTATGAGCATGCTTCTAAAGGATCTCTTCATGACATTCTCCATG GAAAGAAAGGTGTCAAAGGGGCGAAGCCAGGTCCAGTCTTGTCATGGGCACAAAGAGTTAAAATTGCTGTTGGAGCAGCGAGGGGACTTGAATATTTACATGAAAAGGCTGAGCCTCGTATCATCCATCGTAATATAAAGTCCAGCAATGTACtactttttgatgatgatattgCTAAGATTTCTGATTTCGATCTGTCAAATCAAGCCCCTGATGCAGCAGCTCGTCTACATTCCACACGTGTGCTTGGAACCTTTGGTTATCATGCTCCAGA ATATGCTATGACTGGACAGATGAGTTCAAAGAGTGATGTTTATAGCTTTGGAGTTGTCCTGCTGGAACTCTTAACCGGGAGAAAACCCGTTGATCATACCCTGCCACGGGGACAGCAGAGCCTTGTAACATGG GCAACACCGAAACTCAGTGAAGATAAGGTGAAGCAGTGTGTTGATACTAAACTCGGTGGAGAATACCCTCCCAAGGCAATTGCAAAG ATGGCTGCTGTTGCTGCCTTGTGTGTGCAGTATGAAGCTGATTTTCGTCCAAATATGGGTATCGTACTCAAAGCCCTCCAGCCTCTGTTGAACACTCGTTCAGGTCCCTCAAAGTGA